In Pseudothermotoga hypogea DSM 11164 = NBRC 106472, the following are encoded in one genomic region:
- a CDS encoding glucose-6-phosphate isomerase (catalyzes the formation of D-fructose 6-phosphate from D-glucose 6-phosphate), translated as MLRFDFSFMFEPNVKGGITEEEFSQIQPTMTRFVEEISREKPAFVKVLFDRNLMDAVEDLREWILNFDNFVVIGIGGSSLGAAALANALKPFDWNYLSKSERGGYLRIFFLENVDPDYTASVLDRIDPRYTIFNVVSKSGSTAECLAHYQIIRGLLEVRGLNPSEHIVFTTDPKKGLLRRIAEREKIVALDIPPELGGRFSVLSPVGLLPAMAIGVDIKALIDGAKDAYAKCVALDVWKNPAAMMAACHYLHKLKGRRISVMMPYSNRLYTLADWFRQLWAESLGKKYSLNGEEVYEGLTPIKALGVVDQHSQVQLYNEGPDDKTVTFVEVENFDRDILIPSIHDDEEISYLGGKRLSNLLRNELFGTERSLAFNNRPSMRVIFPSIDAYELGQFFMYYEFTTALMGKLLNINPYDQPGVELGKQITYSLMERKGFEKMAFPEPSKRVVIE; from the coding sequence ATGCTCAGATTCGATTTCAGTTTCATGTTCGAGCCGAACGTGAAGGGTGGAATAACTGAGGAAGAGTTTTCGCAGATTCAACCGACGATGACTCGGTTCGTCGAAGAGATCTCGAGAGAAAAACCAGCTTTCGTGAAGGTGCTGTTCGACAGGAACCTGATGGACGCCGTCGAGGATCTGAGGGAATGGATTTTGAACTTCGACAACTTCGTCGTGATAGGCATAGGTGGTTCGAGCCTCGGAGCGGCTGCGCTTGCGAATGCGCTGAAACCTTTCGATTGGAACTATCTTTCAAAGTCTGAGCGCGGAGGTTATTTGAGAATCTTCTTTCTTGAGAACGTCGATCCGGATTACACGGCGAGCGTGCTCGACCGAATAGATCCGCGCTACACGATCTTCAACGTGGTTTCCAAGTCTGGTTCGACCGCCGAGTGTCTGGCGCATTATCAAATAATCAGGGGCCTTTTGGAAGTCAGAGGATTGAACCCCTCAGAACACATCGTTTTCACAACCGATCCGAAGAAAGGCTTGCTCAGGAGGATTGCGGAAAGAGAAAAGATCGTTGCGCTCGATATCCCACCGGAGCTCGGTGGCAGGTTCAGCGTTCTCTCCCCGGTGGGATTGCTGCCCGCCATGGCCATAGGCGTTGACATCAAGGCGCTCATCGACGGTGCGAAGGATGCATACGCAAAATGTGTTGCGCTGGACGTGTGGAAGAACCCCGCGGCGATGATGGCCGCCTGTCATTATCTGCACAAGCTCAAAGGAAGGCGCATCAGTGTCATGATGCCTTATTCGAACCGTTTGTACACGCTCGCGGACTGGTTCAGGCAGCTGTGGGCAGAGAGTTTGGGAAAGAAGTATTCCCTCAATGGAGAAGAGGTCTACGAAGGACTGACGCCGATAAAGGCACTTGGTGTGGTGGATCAACATTCACAGGTTCAGCTTTACAATGAAGGACCAGACGACAAAACCGTAACGTTCGTGGAGGTCGAAAACTTCGACAGGGACATTCTGATACCCTCGATACACGACGATGAGGAGATCTCTTATCTTGGGGGTAAGAGGCTATCGAACCTGCTCAGGAACGAGCTGTTTGGAACGGAAAGATCGCTTGCTTTCAACAACCGTCCGAGCATGAGGGTGATCTTCCCGTCGATCGACGCGTACGAGCTTGGCCAGTTCTTCATGTACTACGAGTTCACCACCGCTTTGATGGGAAAGCTTTTGAACATCAACCCGTACGATCAACCTGGTGTCGAACTCGGCAAACAGATCACCTACTCTTTGATGGAACGAAAAGGTTTTGAGAAGATGGCGTTTCCAGAACCAT
- a CDS encoding adenine phosphoribosyltransferase has translation MELKSFIRDIPDFPAKGIIFRDVTPLLKNPAAFQKAIDEMTKILQDMKFDLIVSPEARGFIFGAALAYKLGKGLVPVRKPGKLPYKTVSIEYNLEYGTAQLHMHSDALQQGQRVIIVDDVLATGGTAAAIASLVKNVGGEVAGMCFLIELSYLSPREKLKDYDVRSVLVY, from the coding sequence GTGGAGCTGAAAAGTTTCATCAGGGATATTCCCGATTTTCCCGCAAAGGGTATCATCTTCAGAGACGTCACCCCTCTGCTTAAGAACCCTGCGGCTTTCCAGAAAGCGATCGACGAGATGACGAAGATCTTGCAGGATATGAAGTTCGATCTCATCGTCTCTCCCGAAGCGCGTGGCTTCATCTTTGGTGCGGCTCTTGCGTACAAGCTTGGCAAAGGTCTTGTTCCCGTAAGAAAGCCTGGAAAGCTGCCTTATAAAACCGTTTCCATCGAGTACAACCTGGAGTACGGGACTGCTCAGCTTCACATGCATTCGGACGCTCTTCAGCAAGGTCAGCGTGTGATCATTGTGGACGACGTCTTGGCAACTGGTGGTACGGCCGCGGCTATAGCCAGCTTGGTGAAGAACGTGGGTGGTGAAGTGGCGGGAATGTGTTTTCTCATAGAACTGAGTTACCTCAGCCCGCGTGAGAAACTGAAAGATTACGATGTTCGTTCCGTTCTGGTCTATTGA
- the rpmB gene encoding 50S ribosomal protein L28: MAKRCEICGKAPVAGKNVSHSNRHTPRMFRPNIQRVKVVLEDGTIKTMKVCAKCLKAGKVKKAAAV; this comes from the coding sequence ATGGCGAAAAGGTGCGAAATCTGCGGAAAAGCTCCCGTGGCTGGTAAGAACGTGAGCCACTCGAACAGGCACACACCGAGGATGTTCAGACCGAACATCCAGAGGGTGAAAGTTGTACTCGAGGATGGAACGATCAAGACCATGAAGGTGTGTGCCAAATGTCTGAAGGCAGGAAAAGTCAAGAAAGCAGCAGCAGTTTGA
- a CDS encoding GNAT family N-acetyltransferase: MILRGERTILRPIDISDIDRLLNINDEEVRQYLLSVFPLNRIREEEWVKNLYASQRDIVFAIVPVETNQLVGTTGLHSIDWVSRCAEFGIAITDRNYWNLGLGTEATQLTLKYAFEYLNMNRVQLRVYEYNHRAIRVYEKCGFVREGVLRKARYLKGEYHDVIVMGILAEEYFSRQS; encoded by the coding sequence ATGATACTTCGAGGTGAAAGAACCATTCTCAGACCGATCGACATTTCCGACATCGACAGGTTGTTGAACATCAACGACGAGGAAGTGAGGCAGTATCTGTTGAGCGTGTTTCCACTGAACAGAATCAGGGAGGAAGAATGGGTGAAGAATCTGTACGCGAGCCAGAGAGACATCGTCTTTGCCATCGTTCCAGTGGAAACGAACCAACTGGTTGGAACGACGGGTTTGCACTCTATAGATTGGGTGAGCAGGTGTGCCGAGTTTGGCATCGCCATAACCGATAGAAACTACTGGAACTTGGGCCTTGGGACGGAAGCGACACAGCTTACCTTGAAATACGCTTTTGAGTATCTGAACATGAACAGGGTACAGCTTCGCGTGTACGAATACAACCATCGCGCGATACGTGTCTACGAAAAGTGTGGCTTCGTGAGGGAAGGAGTACTGAGAAAAGCGAGGTATCTGAAAGGCGAGTACCACGATGTCATCGTGATGGGCATACTGGCAGAGGAGTATTTTTCCAGACAATCTTGA
- a CDS encoding extracellular solute-binding protein codes for MRKWLICLAVLLTLTLMAATVRVLLWDDALTQALREGLPEFEKKTGIKVELELVPSGTLLQKTLISVTAERSDYDLIAVDEPNIPLVAPLLLPFAQWPETKFYTRPSMADIMPLALEAGQWKGEFKGLPVNANVYIWLTRKDIIEKYKDEFKKEYGYEMRVPKTLQELLDMAKFLSKKGIYGWAPFTKPTEGATCEAIWMFESFGTKVLQVTDKGYNVVLDKQKAIEAINFYRELLKYAPPGALDYGHAERVAAFSRGEVFSMFNWPALVPDIENPEKSLVAGNVVYTEPPAGPAKAAAVRGCWIVAIPLAAKEKTAAAEFAYWWMSVETGRKLIPKGLTPARESLLKDPAYSKERPWFLGIYQSMKYAVERPRFERYPEVSQVIRNNWLDAVSGRVSPEVAVDRMVEEINAVLKKYGY; via the coding sequence GTGAGGAAGTGGTTAATCTGTCTGGCAGTGTTGCTCACACTCACGCTCATGGCTGCGACCGTGCGTGTTCTGCTCTGGGACGATGCGCTCACACAAGCCCTCAGAGAAGGTTTACCTGAATTCGAGAAGAAGACCGGCATCAAGGTAGAGCTCGAACTTGTGCCGAGCGGCACGCTACTTCAGAAGACGTTGATCAGCGTGACTGCGGAAAGGTCTGACTACGATCTCATCGCCGTGGACGAACCGAACATACCCTTGGTCGCACCTTTGCTGCTGCCGTTTGCACAGTGGCCGGAGACTAAGTTCTACACGCGACCGAGCATGGCAGATATTATGCCGCTGGCTTTGGAAGCTGGCCAATGGAAAGGAGAGTTCAAGGGACTCCCAGTCAACGCAAACGTGTACATATGGTTGACCAGAAAGGACATCATTGAAAAGTACAAGGACGAGTTCAAGAAAGAATACGGCTATGAAATGAGAGTTCCGAAGACTCTGCAAGAACTTCTTGACATGGCAAAGTTCCTCTCGAAAAAAGGCATCTATGGCTGGGCCCCGTTCACAAAACCAACGGAAGGAGCCACATGCGAAGCGATCTGGATGTTTGAAAGCTTCGGTACCAAGGTCCTTCAAGTCACAGACAAAGGCTACAACGTGGTTCTGGACAAACAGAAGGCCATCGAAGCGATCAACTTCTACAGAGAACTCTTGAAGTATGCGCCCCCCGGTGCGTTGGATTACGGTCACGCTGAAAGGGTTGCGGCATTCTCAAGAGGAGAGGTCTTTTCTATGTTCAACTGGCCAGCTTTGGTTCCCGATATCGAAAATCCCGAAAAATCGCTCGTCGCAGGTAACGTCGTTTACACAGAACCACCGGCTGGACCAGCGAAAGCTGCAGCTGTGAGGGGTTGCTGGATAGTGGCAATACCACTCGCCGCGAAAGAGAAAACAGCGGCTGCAGAGTTCGCTTACTGGTGGATGTCCGTGGAGACCGGCAGAAAACTGATACCAAAAGGTTTGACACCCGCAAGGGAATCTCTACTCAAAGATCCAGCCTATTCCAAGGAAAGACCCTGGTTCCTGGGTATATACCAGTCCATGAAATATGCAGTTGAAAGACCAAGGTTCGAAAGATATCCAGAAGTTTCACAGGTCATAAGGAACAACTGGCTCGATGCGGTATCTGGAAGAGTTTCACCTGAAGTTGCCGTTGACAGGATGGTGGAGGAGATCAATGCAGTCCTCAAGAAGTATGGTTATTGA
- a CDS encoding carbohydrate ABC transporter permease: MQSSRSMVIDPKKRGRFLAPFFVFVLPALIVVGAILAYPVIYALAISLTDRELLYLGKTNFIGLRNYSEMIRDRNFWHSLSLQLGFIAIAIPIQLVIGLFVAILFNREFPFSKILRSLLMLPVFVLPVLSGLTWRLMLQPSYGVLASFFNSISLGPIAWLADTRYAYVAILLQDIWRMWPFMFMIIYAGLSSMPSEYVEAARIDGANFFQRFWYVLLPYLKSVIATAFLLRMIDALRIFSEVYVMTYGGPSNATMLLSLYIHKQAFEFGRLSYAASVAVFLLIVALFISYFVVKRGLRGEIE, encoded by the coding sequence ATGCAGTCCTCAAGAAGTATGGTTATTGATCCAAAAAAGAGGGGGCGGTTCCTCGCCCCCTTTTTCGTCTTCGTTCTGCCAGCACTGATAGTCGTTGGTGCGATCTTAGCTTATCCTGTCATTTACGCTCTGGCGATCTCGTTAACCGACAGAGAGCTTTTGTATCTGGGAAAGACGAACTTCATCGGTTTGAGAAATTATTCTGAGATGATTAGAGATAGGAACTTCTGGCACTCTTTGAGTTTGCAACTCGGATTCATCGCAATCGCGATACCCATTCAATTGGTGATTGGTCTTTTCGTGGCGATCCTGTTCAACAGAGAATTTCCCTTTTCGAAAATTCTGCGCTCACTCCTGATGCTTCCAGTTTTCGTGCTACCTGTCCTCTCAGGTTTGACGTGGCGTTTGATGCTCCAGCCCAGTTACGGTGTACTGGCAAGTTTCTTCAACTCGATCTCGCTCGGACCGATCGCTTGGCTTGCAGACACGAGGTACGCTTACGTGGCGATACTTCTTCAGGACATCTGGCGCATGTGGCCTTTCATGTTCATGATCATCTATGCAGGCCTTTCCTCGATGCCATCAGAGTACGTTGAGGCAGCGAGGATAGACGGTGCAAACTTTTTCCAGAGGTTTTGGTACGTGCTGTTGCCTTATTTGAAGTCCGTCATAGCCACCGCTTTCCTACTCAGGATGATAGATGCTCTGAGGATCTTCTCTGAAGTCTACGTGATGACCTACGGTGGTCCGTCGAACGCGACGATGCTGCTTTCTCTCTACATTCACAAACAAGCGTTCGAATTTGGAAGACTCTCTTATGCCGCCTCTGTTGCTGTGTTTCTCTTGATAGTTGCGCTCTTCATATCTTACTTCGTGGTCAAACGTGGATTGCGTGGTGAGATCGAATGA
- a CDS encoding carbohydrate ABC transporter permease yields MRKRVISFVVLLVALSIVLIELFPIMVVIVNGFKRDIDIWSKNPFYFKPTLRSYQLIFTHREFPRSLRNSFVVASLSALVSVSLGSMAAYGLSRFNFKFNDALIFILLMVRMIPQISLAVPFYMIFRSIGLNDNVLGLSLAHISFNLPYVVALLLPFFSSIPREYEEAAKVDGCRTFQIFLKIFFPLASAGIVVAAVFAFLMSWNEFIYALVLTGTRAKTAPIVVNAFLGQYAPLWGQLSAAGTIMLLPVFAVTLSLQRYIIRGLSAGGIKG; encoded by the coding sequence ATGAGAAAAAGAGTGATTTCCTTCGTTGTTCTGTTAGTGGCCCTCTCAATCGTCCTGATTGAGCTTTTTCCAATAATGGTCGTGATCGTCAACGGGTTCAAGAGGGACATAGACATCTGGAGTAAGAATCCTTTCTACTTCAAGCCGACCTTGAGGAGTTACCAACTGATCTTCACACACAGGGAGTTTCCGAGATCTTTGAGAAACTCTTTCGTTGTCGCCAGTCTTTCGGCGCTCGTTTCCGTCTCACTCGGCTCGATGGCAGCCTACGGACTGAGCAGGTTCAACTTCAAGTTCAACGACGCTCTCATTTTCATTTTGCTCATGGTCCGAATGATACCGCAGATATCGCTCGCCGTTCCTTTCTACATGATCTTCAGATCGATCGGGTTGAACGACAACGTTCTGGGTCTGTCTCTCGCGCACATAAGTTTCAACTTGCCTTACGTTGTGGCGCTTTTGTTACCGTTCTTTTCGTCGATCCCTCGAGAGTACGAAGAGGCAGCGAAGGTTGACGGATGTAGAACGTTTCAGATATTCTTGAAGATCTTCTTTCCCCTGGCTTCGGCCGGGATCGTCGTTGCCGCGGTCTTCGCTTTCTTGATGTCTTGGAACGAGTTCATCTACGCTTTGGTCTTGACGGGCACAAGAGCCAAGACTGCTCCGATCGTGGTGAACGCGTTCTTAGGTCAGTACGCGCCTCTGTGGGGGCAGCTCTCCGCCGCGGGAACGATAATGTTGCTTCCCGTGTTCGCGGTGACGTTGAGCCTTCAAAGGTACATAATAAGAGGCCTTTCGGCCGGTGGCATAAAGGGGTGA
- a CDS encoding transaldolase family protein, which produces MLFFLDSAKLDEIEYAIKRWKIDGVTTNPRHLANAKMKVEQFIEKIKPLVENTNISVSIEVNPHLNDAESMIEEAQRIASMCENFVIKIPATEAGFEALSVLSKKGVKVNVTLVFNVVQALQAARLGAYYISPFVGWKEERGDYDVDFISNVVRAVKNYGFKSKILIAAVRSARHFTEAALAGADIITASFEVYKRSFENPYSSLGLDIFKDSWDQIQK; this is translated from the coding sequence ATGTTGTTCTTTCTGGACAGTGCGAAGCTGGATGAAATCGAGTATGCGATCAAAAGATGGAAGATCGATGGAGTCACGACAAATCCCAGACATCTTGCGAACGCCAAGATGAAAGTCGAGCAGTTCATCGAGAAGATCAAACCGCTGGTTGAAAACACAAACATCAGCGTGAGCATCGAGGTGAATCCACACTTGAACGACGCCGAAAGCATGATCGAAGAAGCTCAGAGGATCGCTTCGATGTGCGAAAACTTCGTCATAAAGATTCCCGCGACAGAGGCTGGTTTCGAAGCGCTGAGCGTGCTCAGCAAAAAGGGAGTGAAGGTGAACGTGACTTTAGTTTTCAACGTGGTTCAAGCCTTACAAGCCGCCAGACTCGGCGCCTACTACATAAGTCCGTTTGTAGGTTGGAAAGAAGAACGTGGCGATTACGATGTGGATTTCATCAGCAACGTCGTGAGAGCTGTGAAGAACTACGGTTTCAAGTCGAAGATCCTGATCGCCGCCGTCAGATCCGCACGGCACTTCACCGAGGCGGCTTTGGCTGGGGCAGACATCATAACCGCATCATTCGAGGTTTACAAGAGATCTTTCGAGAACCCTTACTCGAGCCTCGGATTGGACATCTTCAAAGATTCCTGGGATCAGATTCAAAAATGA
- a CDS encoding UxaA family hydrolase produces the protein MLGFLVHKDGDDVGVAVVDLKKGETARGRTLESNTEYEIDVQQDIPLGHKIALRDIEQGEKVKEYGEIIGVATKKIMKGEHVHVHNIRSLRWG, from the coding sequence ATGCTGGGATTCTTGGTTCACAAAGATGGGGACGATGTGGGTGTCGCCGTCGTCGATCTGAAGAAAGGAGAAACCGCTCGCGGAAGAACCTTGGAAAGTAACACGGAGTATGAGATCGACGTTCAGCAGGATATACCCTTGGGTCACAAGATAGCGTTGAGAGACATCGAGCAGGGTGAGAAAGTGAAAGAATATGGAGAAATCATAGGCGTTGCGACAAAGAAGATCATGAAAGGCGAGCACGTACACGTTCACAACATACGCAGTCTCAGGTGGGGGTGA
- a CDS encoding UxaA family hydrolase, protein MERQILAYRRENGKVGVRNYILLITVDDISNAVVEAVEKAVAGTLAIPHPYGRLQFGKDLELLFKTLIGTGSNPNVAAAIVVGIEPKWATIVAEGIAKTKKPVEAFWVEGSGQIKTIEKVTRVAVKLVEDATNLRREPVDISELMISLKCGESDTTSGLGANKVVGRFTERFLSIGGTVLFGETTELTGAEHIVASRFKDQKEREKFLKFFEEYQQLVKSQGVDLLGSQPTEGNIAGGLSTIEEKALGNIQKIGNAMIDGALDYAEPPKGKGLYFMNTSSAAAEAVTLFAAAGAVIHLFPTGQGNPIGNPIVPVVKITANPKTAVNMSEHIDVDVSAVLRGEMDLDQAADVLWKRVIETANGRMVKAEILNHKEFVLTKLYPSA, encoded by the coding sequence ATGGAAAGACAAATACTGGCTTACAGGAGAGAGAATGGCAAGGTGGGAGTGAGGAACTACATTCTGTTGATAACTGTCGATGACATATCCAACGCAGTGGTGGAAGCGGTGGAAAAGGCCGTTGCTGGAACTTTGGCCATACCGCATCCGTATGGAAGGCTCCAGTTTGGAAAAGACCTCGAACTTCTCTTCAAAACGCTCATAGGCACAGGTTCGAATCCGAACGTTGCGGCGGCCATCGTCGTTGGGATTGAACCAAAATGGGCCACCATCGTTGCAGAGGGCATAGCGAAGACGAAGAAACCCGTTGAGGCTTTCTGGGTTGAAGGTAGCGGGCAAATAAAAACGATCGAGAAGGTCACGAGAGTGGCCGTGAAATTGGTCGAAGATGCCACCAATCTGCGTCGAGAGCCAGTCGACATTAGCGAACTGATGATCAGTCTGAAGTGCGGTGAATCGGACACGACATCTGGTTTAGGCGCGAACAAAGTGGTTGGAAGGTTCACAGAAAGGTTTTTGAGCATCGGTGGAACGGTCCTGTTCGGTGAAACGACCGAACTGACCGGGGCGGAACACATCGTCGCGAGCAGGTTTAAAGATCAGAAGGAGCGCGAAAAGTTCTTGAAGTTCTTCGAAGAGTACCAACAGTTGGTCAAGTCGCAAGGGGTCGACCTGCTCGGTTCGCAACCGACCGAAGGAAACATAGCGGGTGGTCTGAGTACCATAGAGGAAAAGGCGCTCGGGAACATCCAAAAGATAGGAAACGCGATGATCGATGGCGCACTCGACTACGCAGAACCACCGAAAGGAAAAGGTCTTTACTTCATGAACACCTCTTCCGCAGCCGCTGAAGCTGTGACGCTGTTCGCCGCAGCAGGTGCCGTGATACATCTCTTTCCAACGGGTCAGGGCAATCCCATAGGAAATCCTATCGTGCCGGTGGTGAAGATCACTGCCAATCCCAAGACTGCCGTGAACATGTCCGAGCACATCGACGTGGATGTATCCGCCGTGTTGAGGGGAGAGATGGATCTCGATCAGGCTGCCGATGTACTCTGGAAAAGGGTAATCGAGACTGCGAACGGTAGGATGGTGAAAGCAGAGATACTGAACCACAAAGAGTTCGTTTTGACGAAACTCTATCCAAGCGCATGA
- a CDS encoding aldehyde dehydrogenase family protein, giving the protein MLVAGKWIDRPKKIEVRFPYDGSVVDNVPIAEEEDIETAISNALEGAKIMKKTPAWQRAEILLNTASLILKNKERIAQTLVLEVGKTIREATAEVERTAEIFKLACEEAKRIHGETLPFDSVKGSEKKRGYFVREPVGVVLAIVPFNVPLALCAHKVAPAIAAGNSIIVKPTSQTPLNALILGELLLEAGMPPQAISVLTGPGGSVGMRLVRDERIRLVSFTGSVEVGKQIAQNAGLKKLSLELGSNTPLIVCDGVDIDRAVHATIAGGFSIAGQVCISVQRVFVHKNIYRDFVDRLVERVEKIKVGDPRKEETQMGPVIDEQNAERIVDWFEEARDKGAKVATGGTREYTLVQPTVLLEVPTSTKIMTEELFGPGVAVNSFESLDEAINLANSTRYGLQAGIFTNNIFEAMKAIEELQFGGVIVNDGPRYRADFMPYGGYKESGIGREGVRFAIEEMTEMKTVVIEIRE; this is encoded by the coding sequence ATGCTCGTTGCTGGAAAGTGGATCGATAGACCAAAAAAGATAGAAGTCCGATTCCCATATGACGGCTCCGTCGTGGACAACGTGCCCATCGCAGAGGAAGAAGACATCGAAACGGCCATCTCTAATGCGTTGGAAGGTGCAAAGATAATGAAGAAAACTCCCGCCTGGCAGAGGGCAGAGATACTGCTCAACACGGCTTCTCTGATTCTCAAAAACAAAGAGAGGATCGCTCAGACTCTGGTCCTTGAAGTCGGAAAAACTATCAGGGAAGCGACGGCCGAAGTCGAGAGAACCGCAGAGATATTCAAACTGGCATGTGAAGAGGCAAAGAGGATACACGGAGAGACACTGCCGTTCGACAGCGTCAAGGGTTCGGAGAAAAAGAGAGGCTACTTCGTCAGAGAACCGGTTGGAGTAGTCCTCGCCATAGTTCCCTTCAACGTTCCGCTGGCTCTGTGCGCACACAAGGTCGCTCCGGCGATCGCCGCTGGTAACTCTATCATTGTGAAACCAACCTCACAAACGCCTTTGAACGCTCTGATACTCGGCGAACTACTTTTAGAAGCTGGTATGCCACCCCAGGCGATCAGCGTTTTGACCGGACCGGGTGGCAGCGTGGGAATGAGACTGGTTCGGGACGAAAGGATCAGGCTCGTCAGTTTCACAGGAAGCGTCGAGGTGGGAAAACAGATCGCCCAGAACGCTGGTTTGAAGAAGCTTTCTTTGGAACTCGGTTCGAACACACCTTTGATAGTTTGTGATGGTGTCGACATAGACAGAGCTGTCCATGCCACCATCGCCGGGGGTTTCTCGATCGCAGGTCAGGTGTGTATATCAGTACAAAGGGTCTTCGTACACAAGAATATTTACAGAGACTTCGTTGACAGGCTCGTCGAAAGAGTTGAAAAAATAAAAGTCGGTGATCCAAGGAAGGAAGAAACGCAGATGGGACCAGTGATAGACGAACAGAACGCCGAGAGGATCGTGGACTGGTTCGAAGAAGCAAGAGATAAAGGTGCGAAGGTTGCGACAGGTGGCACGCGCGAGTACACGTTGGTCCAGCCAACCGTGCTTTTGGAAGTGCCGACTTCCACAAAAATCATGACCGAAGAACTGTTCGGTCCCGGGGTAGCGGTGAACAGCTTTGAAAGTCTCGACGAGGCGATCAATCTGGCAAACTCTACCCGCTACGGTCTTCAGGCGGGCATCTTCACAAACAACATCTTCGAAGCGATGAAGGCCATAGAAGAACTCCAGTTCGGTGGTGTGATCGTGAACGACGGACCACGATACAGAGCAGATTTCATGCCTTACGGTGGATACAAAGAAAGCGGAATAGGAAGAGAAGGCGTGAGATTCGCGATAGAGGAGATGACCGAGATGAAGACGGTGGTGATCGAGATCAGGGAGTGA
- a CDS encoding L-fucose/L-arabinose isomerase family protein: protein MELKIALIPLVRSTYDIEEGKKVFQRQLNLLKRFEGVRWFAPSQIVEYVESMTNFLNTLKKESIDGIVLLSATFHLGDLALSVSSEFENVPIMCWAVPEPDYRGDRVRLNSLVGAHLDFSNLYRSGRRNVRFIYGTAEDERFIKKFSRWLNAIRAIKIWRDSKIALIGGHAKSFMNIDVYEPELFKEFKIIVEVLPLEMVFKHSPSEEEVQKIEEDYKNIYRYDENMDDVRLEKVARLAATFRSIAQTTRSSALAIRCWPEFAMHYGVSPCAAMSYDMASGLITACEGDILGAVTMLTLKAFGCKGMYLSDISQIFEEENALLFWHCGVAPHTLWDGRSERTLDTYFAGGKGVTVGFVLKPGPVTIARIDYIKGWSLFLAKGEAIETEKLLKGTYVKVKVKVSDPIGLVESLVQKGFAHHVVMAYGDWYEDFLELASMKGWKVHAEI from the coding sequence GTGGAATTGAAGATCGCTTTGATTCCCTTAGTGAGGAGCACTTACGACATAGAAGAGGGTAAGAAGGTGTTCCAAAGACAGCTGAACCTCTTGAAGAGGTTCGAAGGCGTACGCTGGTTCGCGCCATCACAAATCGTCGAGTACGTCGAATCGATGACGAATTTTTTGAACACGCTGAAGAAAGAATCGATAGACGGAATAGTCCTGCTGAGCGCAACGTTTCACCTTGGAGATCTCGCGTTGAGCGTTTCATCCGAATTCGAAAACGTTCCGATCATGTGCTGGGCCGTGCCGGAGCCGGATTATCGTGGCGACAGAGTCAGGCTGAACTCACTGGTTGGTGCGCATCTGGACTTTTCCAACCTTTACAGATCCGGCAGAAGGAACGTTCGATTCATCTACGGAACCGCCGAGGATGAAAGATTCATCAAAAAATTCTCACGCTGGCTCAACGCGATCAGGGCGATCAAGATTTGGAGAGATTCGAAGATAGCCTTGATCGGTGGTCATGCCAAGTCTTTCATGAACATCGACGTCTACGAGCCTGAATTGTTCAAAGAGTTCAAGATCATCGTGGAGGTTCTACCCTTGGAGATGGTTTTCAAGCACAGTCCATCCGAAGAAGAAGTTCAAAAGATCGAAGAGGACTACAAAAACATATACCGATACGACGAAAACATGGACGATGTGAGACTGGAAAAGGTCGCGAGGTTGGCCGCCACGTTTCGAAGTATCGCTCAAACGACGAGATCCTCGGCCCTCGCAATAAGATGTTGGCCCGAGTTCGCGATGCACTACGGAGTTTCGCCGTGTGCGGCGATGAGTTACGACATGGCCAGTGGATTGATCACAGCCTGTGAAGGAGATATCTTAGGCGCCGTCACAATGCTCACTTTGAAGGCTTTCGGATGTAAAGGTATGTATCTTTCCGATATCAGTCAGATCTTTGAAGAAGAAAACGCTCTGCTCTTCTGGCACTGCGGTGTTGCACCACACACGCTCTGGGATGGACGATCCGAGAGGACTTTAGACACCTACTTCGCAGGTGGAAAAGGAGTAACTGTGGGATTCGTCCTCAAGCCAGGACCTGTGACGATAGCGAGGATAGACTACATTAAAGGATGGTCTCTCTTCCTGGCGAAAGGTGAAGCCATAGAAACAGAAAAGCTGTTGAAGGGCACGTACGTGAAAGTGAAAGTGAAAGTTAGCGACCCCATTGGGCTGGTCGAATCACTTGTGCAGAAAGGTTTCGCCCATCATGTCGTCATGGCCTACGGAGATTGGTATGAAGACTTCCTCGAGCTTGCGTCCATGAAGGGGTGGAAGGTGCATGCTGAGATTTGA